Proteins encoded together in one Streptomyces sp. NBC_01216 window:
- a CDS encoding TetR/AcrR family transcriptional regulator, with protein MEQETRLSESQPAVPGTVRPGGRTAKVRRAVLEATEDALATAGFHALNMDHIAAGAGVGKTTVYRRWGSPVGLVADLLRDMADRSLPASDTGSLAGDLRANAALVLRILTDRRMGAVLRAVIAAAACDEECAEALSGFYRARLEEWAPVVRRGAERGEIAPDTDGAELLRAVSAPLYYRFIITREPLGPADAERAVAAALTAADGGAFTVR; from the coding sequence ATGGAACAGGAGACCCGCTTGAGTGAGAGTCAGCCGGCCGTGCCCGGCACCGTGCGCCCCGGCGGCCGCACCGCGAAGGTACGGCGGGCCGTCCTCGAGGCCACCGAGGACGCCCTGGCCACCGCGGGCTTCCACGCGCTGAACATGGACCACATCGCCGCCGGCGCGGGGGTCGGCAAGACCACCGTCTACCGGCGCTGGGGGTCCCCCGTCGGGCTCGTCGCCGACCTGCTGCGCGACATGGCGGACCGGTCCCTGCCCGCCTCCGACACCGGCAGCCTGGCCGGGGACCTGCGGGCCAACGCCGCCCTGGTGCTCAGGATCCTGACCGACCGGAGGATGGGCGCCGTCCTCCGCGCGGTCATCGCCGCCGCCGCCTGCGACGAGGAGTGCGCCGAGGCGCTGAGCGGCTTCTACCGGGCACGGCTGGAGGAGTGGGCACCGGTCGTCCGGCGGGGCGCCGAGCGCGGTGAGATCGCCCCCGACACGGACGGCGCCGAACTGCTGCGAGCCGTCTCCGCACCGCTCTACTACCGTTTCATCATCACACGCGAGCCGCTGGGCCCGGCGGACGCGGAACGGGCGGTGGCGGCGGCGCTGACGGCGGCCGACGGCGGGGCGTTCACCGTCCGGTGA
- the mmpB gene encoding morphogenic membrane protein MmpB translates to MLWSDPDDEPPKELRDMQTMLRRASVLLALAMLVGMLAAGLR, encoded by the coding sequence ATGCTCTGGTCCGACCCCGACGACGAGCCGCCGAAGGAACTGCGGGACATGCAGACGATGCTGCGCCGTGCCTCCGTCCTGCTGGCCCTGGCGATGCTGGTGGGCATGCTCGCGGCCGGCCTGCGCTGA
- a CDS encoding Maf family protein has product MTADRRRVVLASASPARLGLLRQAGLAPEVIVSGVDEDKVHAPTPAELALSLAEAKAAHVAARPEAFGALVIGCDSVLELDKRALGKPADAAEATARWHAMRGRVGILQTGHCVYDTAAKRYESATASTVVRFGEPTDAEIAAYVASGEPLHVAGAFTLDGRSAPFIEGIDGDPGNVIGLSLPLLRTLLGKLGVPITELWA; this is encoded by the coding sequence ATGACTGCTGATCGCCGCCGTGTCGTGCTCGCCTCCGCCTCACCCGCCCGTCTCGGACTGCTGCGCCAGGCCGGACTCGCCCCCGAGGTCATCGTGAGCGGCGTCGACGAGGACAAGGTCCACGCCCCCACCCCGGCCGAGCTGGCCCTCTCCCTCGCCGAGGCGAAGGCCGCCCATGTGGCCGCCCGGCCCGAGGCGTTCGGCGCACTCGTCATCGGCTGCGACTCGGTCCTCGAACTCGACAAGCGGGCCCTCGGCAAGCCCGCGGACGCCGCGGAGGCCACCGCCCGCTGGCACGCGATGCGCGGCCGGGTGGGCATCCTCCAGACGGGTCACTGCGTGTACGACACGGCCGCCAAGCGCTACGAGTCCGCGACCGCCTCGACCGTCGTGCGCTTCGGCGAGCCCACCGACGCCGAGATCGCCGCCTACGTGGCCAGCGGCGAACCTCTGCACGTGGCGGGAGCCTTCACCCTGGACGGCCGCTCCGCGCCCTTCATCGAGGGCATCGACGGCGACCCCGGCAACGTCATCGGCCTGTCCCTGCCGCTGCTGCGCACCCTGCTCGGCAAACTGGGCGTCCCCATCACCGAACTCTGGGCGTGA
- a CDS encoding acetyl/propionyl/methylcrotonyl-CoA carboxylase subunit alpha, with amino-acid sequence MRKVLIANRGEIAVRVARACRDAGIASVAVYADPDRDALHVRAADEAFALGGDTPAASYLDMAKVLQAAKDAGADAIHPGYGFLSENAEFAQAVIDAGLTWIGPPPQAIRDLGDKVAARHIAQRAGAPLVAGTPDPVSGADEVVEFARENGLPIAIKAAFGGGGRGLKVARTLEEVPELYDSAVREAVAAFGRGECFVERYLDKPRHVETQCLADSHGNVVVVSTRDCSLQRRHQKLVEEAPAPFLTDEQNAQLYRASKAILKEAGYVGAGTVEFLVGLDGTISFLEVNTRLQVEHPVTEEVTGIDLVREMFRIADGEELGYDDPAIRGHSFEFRINGEDPGRNFLPAPGTVTTFAAPAGPGVRLDAGVESGSVIGPAWDSLLAKLIVTGATREQALQRASRALAEFTVEGMATAIPFHRAVVVDPDFTADPFRVHTRWIETEFVNEIKPFSPGAADAEEDEAGRETIVVEVGGKRLEVSLPSSLGMTLARTGLAAGAKPKRRAAKKSGPTASGDTLASPMQGTIVKVAVEEGQEVKEGDLIVVLEAMKMEQPLNAHRAGTVKGLTAEVGASVTSGAPICEIKD; translated from the coding sequence GTGCGCAAGGTGCTCATCGCCAACCGTGGCGAAATCGCTGTCCGCGTAGCCCGGGCCTGCCGGGACGCCGGGATCGCCAGCGTAGCCGTCTACGCCGACCCGGACCGGGACGCTCTGCACGTCCGCGCGGCCGACGAGGCGTTCGCTCTGGGCGGTGACACCCCGGCCGCCAGCTATCTGGACATGGCCAAGGTGCTTCAGGCGGCGAAGGACGCCGGGGCGGACGCGATCCACCCCGGATACGGCTTCCTTTCCGAGAACGCCGAGTTCGCCCAGGCCGTGATCGACGCCGGACTGACCTGGATCGGCCCGCCGCCGCAGGCCATCCGTGACCTCGGCGACAAGGTGGCGGCCCGTCACATCGCCCAGCGCGCGGGCGCCCCGCTGGTCGCGGGCACGCCCGACCCGGTCTCCGGCGCGGACGAGGTCGTCGAGTTCGCCCGGGAGAACGGGCTGCCGATCGCGATCAAGGCCGCCTTCGGCGGTGGCGGTCGCGGACTGAAGGTCGCCCGCACCCTCGAAGAGGTGCCGGAGCTCTACGACTCCGCCGTCCGCGAGGCCGTCGCGGCCTTCGGCCGGGGCGAGTGCTTCGTCGAGCGCTACCTCGACAAGCCGCGTCACGTCGAGACACAGTGCCTCGCCGACTCGCACGGCAACGTGGTCGTCGTCTCCACCCGTGACTGCTCGCTCCAGCGCCGTCACCAGAAGCTCGTCGAGGAGGCCCCCGCGCCGTTCCTGACCGACGAGCAGAACGCCCAGCTGTACCGCGCCTCGAAGGCGATCCTGAAGGAGGCCGGCTACGTCGGCGCCGGCACGGTCGAGTTCCTGGTCGGCCTCGACGGCACGATCTCCTTCCTGGAGGTCAACACCCGTCTTCAGGTGGAGCACCCGGTCACCGAGGAAGTCACCGGCATCGACCTCGTCCGGGAGATGTTCCGGATCGCGGACGGCGAGGAGCTCGGCTACGACGACCCGGCCATCCGGGGCCACTCGTTCGAGTTCCGGATCAACGGCGAGGACCCGGGCCGTAACTTCCTGCCCGCCCCCGGCACCGTCACCACCTTCGCGGCACCGGCCGGCCCCGGCGTCCGGCTGGACGCGGGCGTCGAGTCCGGCTCGGTCATCGGCCCCGCCTGGGACTCCCTGCTGGCCAAGCTGATCGTCACCGGCGCCACCCGCGAGCAGGCGCTCCAGCGCGCCTCCCGCGCGCTGGCGGAGTTCACGGTGGAGGGCATGGCCACGGCCATCCCCTTCCACCGGGCCGTCGTCGTCGACCCCGACTTCACCGCGGACCCCTTCCGCGTCCACACCCGGTGGATCGAGACCGAGTTCGTCAACGAGATCAAGCCGTTCTCGCCCGGTGCCGCGGACGCGGAGGAGGACGAGGCGGGTCGCGAGACCATCGTCGTCGAGGTCGGCGGCAAGCGACTCGAGGTCTCGCTGCCGTCCTCGCTCGGCATGACCCTGGCCCGCACGGGTCTGGCCGCCGGTGCCAAGCCGAAGCGTCGGGCCGCGAAGAAGTCCGGCCCGACGGCCTCCGGCGACACTCTCGCCTCCCCGATGCAGGGCACCATCGTGAAGGTGGCCGTCGAGGAGGGCCAGGAGGTCAAGGAGGGCGACCTCATCGTGGTCCTGGAGGCCATGAAGATGGAGCAGCCCCTCAACGCGCACCGCGCCGGCACCGTCAAGGGCCTGACGGCCGAGGTCGGCGCGTCGGTCACCTCCGGCGCCCCGATCTGCGAGATCAAGGACTGA
- a CDS encoding TetR/AcrR family transcriptional regulator: protein MRADARRNHERLLTEARAAFAEHGTDASLEDVARRAGVGIGTLYRHFPTREALLSAVFQEALAVLLQRSRDLAEAVDPCRALAEWLRALISHAGAYRGLAHGLMSASGKGSSALSQCSVPLRAAGERLLAHAQEAGTVRKEVSIGDLMQLTNAIALAAEQCPEDAELPDRLLALTLCGLTP from the coding sequence ATGCGTGCCGACGCGCGCCGCAACCACGAGCGTCTGCTCACCGAGGCCCGCGCCGCCTTCGCGGAGCACGGCACCGACGCCTCCCTGGAGGACGTCGCCCGCCGCGCGGGGGTCGGGATCGGCACGCTCTACCGGCACTTCCCCACCCGGGAGGCGCTGCTCAGCGCCGTGTTCCAGGAGGCCCTCGCGGTCCTGCTCCAGCGCTCGCGGGATCTCGCCGAGGCCGTGGACCCCTGCCGGGCCCTGGCCGAGTGGCTGCGCGCCCTGATCTCCCACGCGGGCGCGTACCGGGGCCTCGCGCACGGCCTGATGTCGGCCTCGGGAAAGGGGAGTTCGGCGCTCTCTCAGTGCAGCGTGCCGTTGCGCGCGGCCGGCGAGAGGCTGCTCGCCCACGCCCAGGAAGCGGGCACCGTGCGGAAGGAGGTGTCGATCGGCGACCTGATGCAGCTGACCAACGCCATCGCGCTGGCCGCCGAACAGTGCCCGGAGGACGCGGAGCTGCCCGACCGACTGCTCGCCCTGACCCTGTGCGGGCTCACACCCTGA
- a CDS encoding DeoR/GlpR family DNA-binding transcription regulator has protein sequence MVRANGAVSLRELARVVQTSEVTVRRDVRALEAEGLLDRRHGGAVLPGGFTRDSGFPQKSHLATAEKTAIADTAASLVEEGEAIVVGAGTTTQELARRLARVPGLTVVTNSLLVAQALAHANRVEVVMTGGTLRGSNYALVGSGAEQSLQGLRVSRAFLSGSGLTAERGLSTSNMLSASVDRALVQAAAEVVVLADHTKLGTDTMFQTVPTDVITRLVTDEPLAHDDRAATELQALADQGVQIVVAGAAGDAIPPGGRPRRDVPLPGQRARHAGAQLRSTAGALTSELLGPERAAARVADMRRR, from the coding sequence ATGGTGCGCGCCAACGGAGCCGTGTCGCTCCGCGAGCTCGCCCGCGTCGTCCAGACCTCAGAAGTGACCGTACGGCGGGACGTGCGGGCGCTGGAGGCAGAAGGACTCCTCGACCGCCGGCACGGCGGTGCGGTACTGCCGGGCGGTTTCACCCGGGATTCCGGCTTCCCGCAGAAGTCCCACCTCGCCACGGCGGAGAAGACGGCCATCGCCGATACCGCCGCGAGTCTCGTCGAGGAGGGCGAGGCCATCGTCGTGGGAGCCGGGACGACCACGCAGGAGCTGGCCCGCCGGCTCGCCCGCGTGCCCGGTCTGACCGTCGTCACCAACTCCCTGCTCGTGGCCCAGGCCCTGGCCCATGCCAACCGGGTCGAGGTCGTCATGACCGGTGGCACGCTGCGTGGCTCGAACTACGCGCTCGTCGGCAGCGGGGCCGAGCAGTCCCTCCAGGGGCTCCGGGTCTCCCGTGCCTTCCTCTCCGGCAGTGGTCTGACCGCCGAGCGTGGGCTCTCCACGTCCAACATGCTCTCGGCGAGTGTGGACCGTGCGCTGGTCCAGGCGGCGGCCGAGGTCGTGGTGCTGGCCGACCACACCAAGCTCGGCACCGACACCATGTTCCAGACGGTGCCGACGGACGTGATCACGCGGCTGGTCACCGACGAGCCCTTGGCGCACGACGACCGGGCCGCCACGGAGCTGCAGGCGCTGGCCGACCAGGGTGTCCAGATCGTGGTCGCGGGTGCGGCGGGTGACGCGATCCCCCCGGGCGGCCGGCCCCGACGTGATGTTCCGCTGCCCGGCCAGCGGGCCCGTCACGCGGGCGCCCAACTGCGCAGCACGGCAGGGGCGCTGACGAGCGAACTGCTCGGACCCGAGCGCGCCGCGGCCCGGGTGGCCGACATGCGCAGGCGCTGA
- a CDS encoding NAD(P)H-quinone dehydrogenase, translating into MTRIVIIGGGPGGYEAALVGAQLGAEVTVVDCDGLGGASVLTDCVPSKTLIATAEVMTTFDSSYEELGIIVGDAPPAFDGGAPTPHVEQAARVVGVDLGKVNRRVKRLALAQSHDITASVTRAGARVLRGRGRLSGRQAMDGSRQVVVTAADGTEESLTADAVLIATGGHPRELPDAQPDGERILNWTQVYDLKELPQELIVVGSGVTGAEFAGAYQALGSRVTLVSSRDRVLPGEDPDAAAVLEDVFRRRGMNVMARSRAESAKRVGDRVEVTLADGRVISGTHCLMAVGAIPNSAGMGLEEAGVRLKDSGHIWTDKVSRTSAPGVYAAGDVTGVFALASVAAMQGRIAMYHFLGDAVAPLNLKTVSSNVFTDPEIATVGYTQADVDAGRIDARVVKLPLLRNPRAKMQGIRDGFVKIFCRPGTGIVVGGCVVAPRASELIHPISIAVDNNLTVEQIAKAFTVYPSLSGSIAEVARQLHTRKAGGEG; encoded by the coding sequence GTGACCCGGATCGTGATCATCGGCGGCGGACCCGGCGGATACGAGGCGGCCCTGGTGGGCGCCCAACTCGGCGCGGAGGTGACCGTCGTCGACTGCGACGGCCTCGGCGGCGCGTCCGTCCTGACCGACTGCGTCCCCTCGAAGACCCTCATCGCGACGGCCGAGGTGATGACCACCTTCGACTCCTCGTACGAGGAGCTGGGCATCATCGTCGGCGACGCTCCCCCTGCCTTCGACGGAGGCGCCCCCACCCCGCACGTCGAGCAGGCCGCCCGCGTGGTCGGCGTGGACCTCGGCAAGGTCAACCGACGGGTGAAGCGCCTCGCGCTGGCCCAGTCCCACGACATCACCGCCTCCGTCACCCGGGCCGGCGCCCGGGTGCTGCGGGGACGGGGACGGCTCTCCGGCCGGCAGGCGATGGACGGCTCGCGCCAGGTGGTCGTGACCGCCGCGGACGGCACCGAGGAGTCGCTCACCGCCGACGCCGTGCTGATCGCCACCGGCGGCCACCCGCGCGAGCTGCCCGACGCGCAGCCCGACGGCGAGCGCATCCTGAACTGGACACAGGTCTACGACCTCAAGGAGCTCCCCCAGGAGCTGATCGTGGTCGGTTCCGGTGTGACGGGCGCCGAGTTCGCCGGCGCCTACCAGGCGCTGGGCTCCCGGGTCACCCTCGTCTCCTCGCGCGACCGCGTGCTGCCCGGCGAGGACCCGGACGCCGCCGCCGTGCTGGAGGACGTCTTCCGCCGGCGCGGTATGAACGTCATGGCCCGTTCCCGTGCCGAGTCCGCCAAACGGGTCGGGGACCGGGTCGAGGTCACGTTGGCCGACGGCCGGGTCATCTCCGGCACCCACTGCCTGATGGCGGTCGGCGCGATCCCGAATTCGGCCGGAATGGGCCTGGAGGAGGCCGGGGTCCGGCTGAAGGATTCCGGTCATATCTGGACCGACAAGGTCTCCCGCACCTCCGCCCCCGGCGTCTACGCGGCCGGCGACGTCACCGGCGTCTTCGCGCTCGCCTCGGTCGCCGCCATGCAGGGGCGGATCGCGATGTACCACTTCCTCGGCGACGCGGTGGCGCCGCTGAACCTGAAGACGGTCTCCTCGAACGTCTTCACCGACCCGGAGATCGCGACCGTCGGTTACACCCAGGCGGACGTCGACGCCGGCCGGATCGACGCCCGGGTCGTCAAGCTGCCGCTGCTGCGCAACCCCCGCGCGAAGATGCAGGGCATCCGGGACGGCTTCGTCAAGATCTTCTGCCGTCCGGGCACCGGCATCGTGGTCGGCGGCTGTGTCGTCGCGCCGCGGGCGAGCGAGCTGATCCACCCGATCTCGATCGCGGTCGACAACAATCTGACAGTGGAACAGATCGCGAAGGCATTCACCGTGTACCCCTCCCTGTCGGGCTCGATCGCGGAAGTGGCACGGCAGTTGCACACCCGAAAGGCCGGCGGAGAGGGCTAG
- a CDS encoding gamma-glutamylcyclotransferase, giving the protein MSLYAAYAGNLDARLMTRRAPHSPLRGTGWLNGWRLTFGGEQMGWEGALATIVEAPRSQVFVALYDIAPMDEDSMDRWEGVSLDIYRRMRVRVHTLDGEEPAWVYVLNAYEGGLPSARYLGELADAAESAGAPHDYVMELRKRPC; this is encoded by the coding sequence ATGTCGCTCTACGCCGCGTACGCCGGCAACCTCGACGCGCGGCTCATGACCCGCCGCGCACCGCACTCCCCGCTGCGCGGTACCGGCTGGCTCAACGGCTGGCGGCTGACCTTCGGCGGCGAGCAGATGGGCTGGGAGGGGGCACTCGCCACGATCGTGGAGGCACCGCGTTCCCAGGTCTTCGTCGCGCTCTACGACATCGCCCCGATGGACGAGGACTCGATGGACCGCTGGGAGGGCGTCAGCCTCGACATCTACCGGCGGATGCGGGTGCGGGTACACACGCTGGACGGCGAGGAACCGGCCTGGGTGTACGTCCTCAACGCCTACGAGGGCGGGCTGCCCTCGGCCCGCTACCTGGGCGAGCTCGCGGACGCCGCGGAGTCGGCGGGCGCGCCGCACGACTACGTCATGGAACTGCGCAAACGCCCCTGCTGA
- a CDS encoding purine-nucleoside phosphorylase — MNATATPYEAAEAAATRLRELTGTESHDVALVMGSGWAPAVDALGAPEAEFPVTELPGFPPPAVEGHGGKVRSYKIGEKRVLVFLGRTHFYEGRGVASVAHGVRTAVAAGCKTVVLTNGCGGLREGMRPGQPVLISDHLNLTGASPIVGANFVDLTDLYSPRLRALCKEVDETLEEGVYVQFPGPHYETPAEINMVRVMGGDLVGMSTVLEAIAAREAGAEVLGISLVTNLAAGLSGEPLNHEEVLQAGRDSAARMGELLTRVLDRI, encoded by the coding sequence GTGAACGCAACTGCCACCCCGTACGAGGCCGCCGAGGCCGCTGCCACGCGTCTTCGCGAGCTGACCGGCACCGAGAGCCACGACGTCGCACTGGTGATGGGCTCCGGCTGGGCCCCCGCCGTCGACGCCCTCGGTGCCCCGGAGGCCGAGTTCCCGGTCACCGAGCTCCCCGGATTCCCGCCGCCGGCCGTCGAGGGCCACGGCGGCAAGGTCCGCTCGTACAAGATCGGCGAGAAGCGGGTCCTGGTCTTCCTGGGCCGAACGCACTTCTACGAGGGCCGGGGCGTCGCCTCCGTCGCCCACGGCGTGCGCACCGCCGTCGCCGCCGGCTGCAAGACCGTCGTCCTGACCAACGGCTGCGGCGGCCTGCGCGAGGGCATGCGCCCCGGCCAGCCGGTGCTGATCAGCGACCACCTCAACCTGACGGGCGCCTCGCCGATCGTCGGCGCCAACTTCGTCGACCTCACGGACCTGTACTCGCCGCGTCTGCGCGCTCTGTGCAAGGAGGTCGACGAGACCCTCGAAGAGGGCGTCTACGTGCAGTTCCCCGGGCCGCACTACGAGACCCCGGCCGAGATCAACATGGTCCGCGTCATGGGTGGCGACCTGGTCGGCATGTCCACCGTCCTGGAGGCCATCGCGGCCCGTGAGGCGGGCGCGGAGGTCCTGGGCATCTCGCTGGTCACCAACCTCGCCGCGGGCCTGTCGGGCGAGCCGCTCAACCACGAGGAGGTCCTCCAGGCCGGCCGCGACTCCGCGGCCCGGATGGGCGAACTCCTCACCCGGGTGCTCGACCGCATCTGA
- a CDS encoding phospho-sugar mutase, protein MTQDDLIARAQAWLAEDPDSETRDELAKLIESGDRAGLDARFAGTLQFGTAGLRGELGAGPLRMNRSVVIRAAAGLAAYLRAKGQEGGLVVIGYDARYKSADFARDTAAVMTGAGLRAALLPRPLPTPVLAFAIRHLGAVAGVEVTASHNPPRDNGYKVYLGDGSQIVPPADAEIAAGIAAVRALADVPRPEEGWETLGDEVLEAYLARTDAVLTPGSPRTARTVYTAMHGVGREVLTAAFDRAGFPPPALVAEQADPDPAFPTVAFPNPEEPGAMDLAFEAARAVDPDIVIANDPDADRCAVAVPDASVEGGWRMLRGDEVGALLAAHLVHKGARGVFAESIVSSSLLGRIAEAAGVGYEETLTGFKWIARVEGLRYGYEEALGYCVDPEGVRDKDGITAALLIAELASVLKEQDRTLTGLLDDLAVAHGLHATDQLSVRVEDLGVIRNAMSALRERPPVSLAGLTVTTAEDLAKGTETLPPTDGLRYYLEGEFRARVIVRPSGTEPKLKCYLEVVVPVADASELTPARATAAEVLAAVKRDLAAAAGL, encoded by the coding sequence GTGACGCAGGACGACCTCATCGCCCGGGCCCAGGCCTGGCTCGCCGAGGACCCCGACAGCGAGACCCGCGACGAGCTCGCCAAGCTCATCGAGTCCGGCGACCGCGCCGGACTCGACGCCCGGTTCGCCGGGACCCTCCAGTTCGGCACGGCCGGTCTCCGCGGCGAGCTGGGCGCGGGCCCCCTGCGGATGAACCGCTCCGTGGTCATCCGGGCCGCCGCCGGGCTCGCCGCGTATCTCCGGGCGAAGGGCCAGGAGGGCGGGCTGGTCGTCATCGGCTACGACGCCCGCTACAAGTCGGCCGACTTCGCCCGCGACACCGCGGCCGTGATGACCGGTGCCGGACTGCGCGCGGCGCTGCTGCCGCGCCCGCTGCCCACGCCCGTCCTCGCCTTCGCCATAAGGCACCTGGGCGCCGTCGCCGGCGTCGAGGTGACCGCGAGCCACAACCCGCCGCGCGACAACGGCTACAAGGTCTACCTCGGCGACGGCTCGCAGATCGTGCCGCCGGCCGACGCGGAGATCGCCGCCGGGATCGCCGCCGTGCGCGCGCTGGCCGACGTGCCCCGTCCCGAGGAGGGCTGGGAGACGCTCGGCGACGAGGTCCTGGAGGCGTACCTGGCCCGGACCGACGCCGTACTGACCCCCGGCTCGCCCCGCACCGCCCGGACCGTCTACACGGCGATGCACGGCGTCGGCAGGGAGGTCCTGACGGCCGCCTTCGACCGGGCGGGTTTCCCTCCCCCGGCGCTCGTGGCCGAGCAGGCCGATCCCGACCCGGCCTTCCCGACGGTGGCGTTCCCCAATCCGGAGGAGCCGGGCGCCATGGACCTCGCCTTCGAGGCGGCCAGGGCCGTGGACCCGGACATCGTGATCGCCAACGACCCCGACGCCGACCGTTGCGCGGTCGCCGTACCCGACGCCTCCGTCGAGGGCGGCTGGCGGATGCTGCGCGGTGACGAGGTGGGCGCGCTGCTCGCCGCGCATCTGGTGCACAAGGGCGCGCGGGGCGTGTTCGCCGAGTCGATCGTCTCGTCCTCGCTGCTCGGCCGGATCGCCGAGGCCGCGGGCGTCGGCTACGAGGAGACCCTGACCGGCTTCAAGTGGATCGCCCGCGTGGAGGGGCTGCGGTACGGCTACGAGGAGGCGCTCGGCTACTGCGTCGACCCCGAGGGCGTCCGCGACAAGGACGGCATCACGGCGGCGCTGCTCATCGCCGAGCTGGCCTCGGTCCTCAAGGAGCAGGACCGTACGCTGACCGGCCTGCTCGACGACCTCGCGGTGGCCCACGGCCTGCACGCCACCGACCAGCTCTCCGTGCGGGTCGAGGACCTGGGCGTCATCCGGAACGCGATGAGCGCGCTGCGCGAGCGTCCGCCGGTCTCGCTGGCGGGGCTGACCGTCACGACGGCGGAGGACCTGGCGAAGGGCACGGAGACGCTGCCTCCGACCGACGGTCTGCGCTACTACCTGGAGGGCGAGTTCCGCGCCCGGGTCATCGTCCGGCCGAGCGGCACCGAGCCCAAGCTGAAGTGCTACCTGGAGGTCGTCGTCCCGGTGGCCGACGCGAGCGAG